A region of Etheostoma cragini isolate CJK2018 chromosome 24, CSU_Ecrag_1.0, whole genome shotgun sequence DNA encodes the following proteins:
- the scn1lab gene encoding sodium channel, voltage-gated, type I like, alpha b isoform X1: MAQLLVPPGPDSFRPFVPESLAAIERCIAEEEAQRPRVERRNDSDDENGPRPNSDLEAGKSLPFIYGDIPPHMVSTPLEDLDTYYSNQKSFIVLNRGKAIFRFNATPALYILSPFNPLRRVAIRVLVHSMFSMLIMFTILTNCAFMTLSNPPDWAKNVEYTFTGIYTFESLIKILARGFCVGKFTFLRDPWNWLDFSVILMAYVTEFVDLGNVSALRTFRVLRALKTISVIPGLKTIVGALIQSVKKLSDVMILTVFCLSVFALIGLQLFMGNLRQKCVREPIYSNATNSSSNITADTTMFFSNNTLLDVNMAFMQNATESSFNWTEYISDERNYYYLPGRRDALLCGNGSGAGLCPEGFICIKAGRNPDYDYTSFDSFSWAFLSLFRLMTQDFWENLYQQTLRAAGKPYMIFFVLVIFLGSFYLVNLILAVVAMAYDEQNQATIEEAQQKEEEFQAMLEQLKRQQEEAQVAAAAATESGEYSGRGGPTSESSSGTSKLSSKSAKERRNRWKKRKQREEEERGGRDKFHKSESEDSIKRTSFRFSIDANRLSYEKRCSSPNQSLLSIRGSLFSPRRNSRASLFSFRGRARDMGSENDFADDEHSTFEESDSRRGSLFLPRRLERRCSAVSQTSLGAPRVMLPANGKMHCAVDCNGVVSLVGGTSVTTSPVGLLLPEGTTTDTELKKRRSGFRKPSMDYLDETVARQRAMSVASILTNTMEELEESRQKCPPCWYRFANTCLIWDCSPTWLKFKDIVCTVVMDPFVDLAITVCIVLNTLFMAMEHYPMTKEFDNVLSVGNLVFTGIFTAEMCFKIIALDPYYYFQEGWNIFDGIIVSLSLMELGLANVEGLSVLRSFRLLRVFKLAKSWPTLNMLIKIIGNSVGALGNLTLVLAIIVFIFAVVGMQLFGKNYKECVCKISDSCQLPRWHMHDFFHSFLIVFRVLCGEWIETMWDCMEVAGQSMCLIVFMMVMVIGNLVVLNLFLALLLSSFSADNLAATDDDNEMNNLQIAVGRIQRGIAFVKSKVRQFFQSLCFGRAGKGSGLGEEIKPLDELHSNGKGNCISNHTSVEITKDPSGVYMTEGNGRPGGGLVVGVGGDTTPKFPMEECDYMSFIHNPSLTVTVPIAVGESDFENLNTEDFSSDSSDVEGSKEKLDAEPHPLSSSEGSTVDIRPPGDGVDSVELEPEESLEPEACFTEGCVSRFQCCQINEDDDHFKTWWTLRKTCFIIVEHNWFESFIIFMILLSSGALAFEDVYIEQRRTIKTVLEYADKVFTYIFILEMLLKWVAYGFVKYFTNAWCWLDFLIVDVSLVSLVANALGYSELSAIKSLRTLRALRPLRALSRFEGMRVVVNALLGAIPSIMNVLLVCLIFWLIFSIMGVNLFAGKYYYCVNTTNDEVFPINVVNNKSECLNLVNDSARWKNVKINFDNVGAGYLALLQVATFKGWMDIMYAAVDSRDLEDQPEYEVNLYMYLYFVIFIIFGSFFTLNLFIGVIIDNFNQQKKKFGGQDIFMTEEQKKYYNAMKKLGSKKPQKPIPRPTNSFQGCVFDCITKQAFDIVIMILICLNMVTMMVETDDQTPEMDKILYWINLVFIILFTAECMLKMISLRHYYFTIGWNIFDFVVVILSIVGMFLSEVIEKYFVSPTLFRVIRLARIGRILRLIKGAKGIRTLLFALMMSLPALFNIGLLLFLVMFIYAIFGMSNFAYVKREAGIDDMFNFETFGNSMICLFQITTSAGWDGLLAPILNKREPDCDSQMEHPGNNYKGNCGNPSVGIFFFVSYIIICFLIVVNMYIAVILENFSVATEESAEPLSEDDFEMFYEVWERFDPDATQFMEYSKLSAFADALDPPLRMAKPNMLQLISMDLPMVSGERIHCLDILFAFTKRVLGESGEMDVLRGQMEERFMASNPSKVSYEPITTTLRRKQEDMAAVIIQRAFRRYMMRLAMKKASTLYKEKLKEGLRDPDKDVMVISKFNENSTSDKTDMTPSTASLPSYNSVTKSDKDKYEKEKKRERQKDVDFLNKNKK, encoded by the exons ATGGCACAACTGCTTGTACCGCCCGGACCTGACAGCTTCCGCCCCTTCGTGCCAGAGTCGTTGGCCGCCATCGAGAGGTGCATCGCCGAGGAGGAGGCCCAGAGACCACGGGTGGAGCGCCGTAACGACAGCGACGATGAAAATGGGCCCAGACCAAACAGTGACCTGGAGGCGGGGAAATCTCTCCCCTTCATCTATGGGGACATCCCCCCCCACATGGTGTCCACCCCTCTGGAGGACTTGGACACCTACTACAGCAATCAGAAG agCTTCATAGTATTGAATCGCGGGAAGGCAATCTTCCGTTTCAACGCCACTCCTGCCTTGTACATCTTAAGCCCCTTCAACCCTCTAAGGAGGGTTGCTATTAGAGTTTTAGTGCACTC GATGTTCAGCATGTTGATCATGTTCACCATCCTGACCAACTGTGCTTTCATGACCCTCAGTAATCCCCCGGATTGGGCCAAGAATGTGGA GTACACATTCACAGGGATTTACACCTTTGAGTCCCTTATAAAGATCCTGGCTAGGGGCTTCTGTGTGGGGAAGTTCACTTTCCTGCGGGACCCGTGGAACTGGCTGGATTTCAGTGTTATCCTCATGGC ATATGTCACAGAGTTTGTGGACCTGGGCAATGTCTCAGCACTGCGAACCTTCAGGGTTCTGCGAGCCTTGAAAACTATTTCAGTCATCCCAG GCTTGAAGACCATTGTTGGTGCGCTGATCCAGTCGGTAAAAAAGCTCTCAGACGTCATGATCCTCACCGTGTTCTGCCTCAGCGTCTTCGCCCTCATCGGGCTGCAGCTCTTCATGGGCAACCTGAGGCAGAAGTGCGTGCGTGAGCCCATCTACAGCAATgccaccaacagcagcagcaacatcacCGCCGACACCACGATGTTTTTCAGCAACAACACCCTGCTGGATGTCAACATGGCATTCATGCAGAACGCCACAGAGAGCTCCTTCAACTGGACGGAGTACATCAGCGATGAGA GAAATTACTATTACCTCCCTGGCCGTAGGGATGCTCTGCTCTGTGGGAATGGCAGTGGCGCCGG GCTCTGTCCGGAGGGCTTCATATGCATCAAAGCTGGTCGTAATCCCGACTACGACTACACCAGCTTTGACTCCTTCAGCTGGGCGTTCCTCTCCCTCTTCCGTCTCATGACCCAGGACTTCTGGGAAAACCTCTACCAGCAG ACTTTGCGCGCGGCAGGTAAACCCTACATGATCTTCTTCGTGCTGGTGATCTTCCTGGGCTCCTTCTACCTGGTCAACCTGATCCTGGCCGTGGTGGCCATGGCCTATGACGAGCAGAACCAGGCGACCATCGAGGAGGCCcagcagaaggaggaggagtTCCAGGCCATGCTGGAGCAGCTGAAGAGACAGCAGGAGGAGGCACAG GTTGCTGCGGCAGCCGCCACGGAAAGCGGGGAGTACAGCGGGAGAGGTGGCCCCACCTCAGAGTCCTCCTCGGGGACGTCTAAGCTCAGCTCCAAAAGTGCCAAGGAGCGACGCAACAGGTGGAAGAAGAGaaagcagagggaggaggaggagagggggggccGGGATAAGTTCCACAAGTCTGAGTCTGAGGACAGCATCAAGAGAACTAGCTTCCGCTTCTCCATCGATGCCAATAGACTTTCTTATGAAAAGAGATGCTCCTCACCCAACCAG tctctcctCAGTATCCGCGGATCCCTCTTCTCACCTCGGAGGAACAGCCGCGCCAGCCTGTTCAGCTTCCGCGGCCGGGCGCGTGACATGGGCTCCGAGAACGACTTCGCCGACGACGAGCACAGCACCTTTGAGGAGAGCGACAGCCGTCGGGGCTCACTGTTCTTGCCGCGCCGTCTCGAGCGCCGCTGCAGCGCCGTCAGCCAGACCAGCCTCGGGGCGCCGCGGGTCATGCTGCCCGCCAACGGCAAGATGCACTGTGCCGTGGACTGCAACGGTGTGGTGTCGCTGGTCGGCGGAACCTCTGTGACAACCTCCCCTGTAGGTCTCCTGCTGCCTGAG GGGACAACTACAGATACCGAGCTCAAGAAACGCCGGTCAGGTTTTCGCAAGCCATCCATGGATTATTTAGATGAAACGGTGGCCAGGCAGAGAGCCATGAGCGTGGCCAGTATCCTCACCAACACCATGGAAG AGCTTGAAGAGTCGAGACAGAAATGTCCCCCCTGCTGGTATAGATTTGCCAACACCTGTCTGATCTGGGATTGTAGCCCCACGTGGTTGAAATTTAAGGATATTGTCTGCACGGTGGTCATGGACCCATTTGTGGATCTGGCCATCACAGTTTGCATTGTCCTCAACACCCTTTTCATGGCCATGGAGCATTACCCCATGACTAAAGAATTTGACAACGTACTCTCAGTTGGAAACCTG GTGTTCACAGGCATCTTCACAGCAGAGATGTGCTTCAAGATCATTGCCCTGGATCCCTACTACTACTTCCAAGAGGGTTGGAACATCTTTGATGGTATCATTGTCAGTCTGAGTCTGATGGAGCTTGGCTTGGCCAACGTAGAAGGCCTGTCTGTGCTCAGGTCCTTTAGATTG TTGAGGGTCTTCAAACTAGCCAAGTCATGGCCCACATTAAACATGCTGATCAAGATCATTGGTAACTCAGTGGGTGCTCTGGGGAACTTGACTTTGGTGCTGGCCATCATCGTCTTCATCTTCGCCGTAGTGGGCATGCAGCTGTTTGGCAAGAACTacaaggagtgtgtgtgtaagatttCTGATAGCTGTCAGCTGCCCCGTTGGCACATGCACGATTTCTTCCACTCCTTCCTCATCGTGTTCCGGGTGCTGTGCGGAGAGTGGATCGAGACAATGTGGGACTGCATGGAGGTGGCTGGACAGTCCATGTGCCTGATAGTCTTCATGATGGTCATGGTCATTGGAAACCTGGTG GTTTTAAACCTGTTCCTGGCTCTCCTCCTGAGCTCATTCAGCGCTGACAATCTGGCAGCAACTGACGACGACAATGAGATGAACAACCTGCAGATTGCTGTGGGCCGGATCCAACGGGGAATCGCATTTGTCAAATCCAAAGTGCGGCAGTTTTTCCAGAGCCTCTGCTTTGGCCGGGCCGGTAAGGGCTCCGGTCTGGGTGAGGAGATCAAACCCCTGGATGAACTTCACAGCAATGGCAAAGGAAACTGCATCTCCAACCACACTTCAGTGGAGATCACCAAGGACCCAAGTGGGGTGTACATGACAGAGGGCAATGGAAGGCCAGGAGGAGGGCTGGTGGTTGGGGTTGGTGGGGACACCACACCCAAGTTCCCAATGGAGGAATGTGACTATATGTCATTTATTCATAACCCCAGCTTGACAGTCACTGTGCCCATTGCTGTGGGCGAGTCGGACTTTGAGAACCTAAACACAGAAGATTTCAGCAGCGATTCGTCGGATGTGGAGGGCAGCAAAGAG AAGCTTGATGCAGAGCCCCATCCTCTGAGCTCATCGGAGGGGAGCACAGTGGATATACGCCCACCAGGAGATGGGGTGGATTCAGTGGAGCTGGAGCCGGAGGAGTCACTGGAACCCGAGGCCTGCTTCACAGAGG GTTGTGTGAGCAGGTTCCAGTGCTGCCAGATAAATGAGGACGACGACCATTTTAAGACCTGGTGGACACTCAGGAAAACCTGCTTTATCATAGTGGAGCacaactggtttgaatccttcATCATATTCATGATCCTGCTCAGCAGTGGAGCACTG GCGTTTGAGGACGTTTACATCGAGCAGCGGAGGACCATCAAAACAGTACTGGAGTACGCAGACAAGGTCTTCACTTATATCTTCATCCTGGAAATGCTGCTGAAGTGGGTGGCATACGGCTTTGTCAAGTATTTCACAAACGCCTGGTGCTGGCTTGACTTCCTCATTGTAGAC GTGTCACTGGTCAGCCTTGTAGCCAACGCTCTGGGCTACTCTGAGCTTTCCGCCATCAAATCTCTGAGGACACTCCGAGCCCTCCGGCCGTTGAGGGCCCTGTCTCGGTTTGAGGGCATGAGG GTTGTGGTGAACGCGCTGCTGGGGGCCATCCCATCCATCATGAACGTGCTGCTGGTCTGCCTCATCTTCTGGCTCATCTTCAGCATCATGGGCGTCAACCTGTTTGCAGGGAAGTACTATTACTGCGTCAACACCACCAACGATGAGGTGTTCCCCATCAACGTTGTCAATAACAAGAGCGAGTGCCTGAACTTGGTCAACGATAGCGCCCGCTGGAAGAACGTCAAGATCAACTTTGACAACGTCGGTGCCGGCTATCTGGCTCTGTTGCAAGTG GCAACATTTAAGGGTTGGATGGACATCATGTACGCAGCCGTGGACTCTCGCGAT TTGGAGGACCAGCCTGAGTATGAAGTGAACTTGTACATGTACCTCTACTttgtcatcttcatcatcttcggCTCCTTCTTCACCCTCAACCTGTTCATCGGTGTCATCATCGACAACTTCAaccagcagaagaagaag TTTGGAGGTCAGGACATCTTCATGACAGAAGAGCAGAAGAAATACTACAATGCCATGAAGAAGCTGGGCTCCAAGAAACCCCAAAAACCGATACCTCGACCAACA AATTCATTTCAGGGCTGCGTGTTTGACTGCATCACGAAGCAGGCCTTCGACATCGTGATCATGATCCTCATCTGCCTCAACATGGTGACCATGATGGTGGAGACGGACGACCAGACGCCGGAAATGGACAAAATCCTCTACTGGATCAATCTGGTTTTCATCATTCTCTTCACCGCCGAGTGCATGCTCAAGATGATCTCCCTGCGTCACTATTACTTCACCATCGGTTGGAACATATTTGACTTTGTGGTGGTGATCCTGTCTATTGTAG GTATGTTTTTATCCGAAGTCATCGAGAAGTACTTTGTGTCCCCGACGCTGTTCAGAGTGATCCGTCTGGCCAGGATAGGCCGCATCCTCCGCCTTATCAAAGGTGCCAAAGGCATCCGGACGCTTCTCTTTGCCTTGATGATGTCACTCCCCGCCTTGTTCAACATCGGCCTCCTTCTCTTCTTGGTCATGTTCATCTACGCCATCTTTGGCATGTCCAACTTCGCCTACGTCAAGCGTGAGGCGGGGATCGACGACATGTTCAACTTCGAGACCTTCGGGAACAGCATGATCTGCCTGTTTCAGATCACCACGTCGGCCGGGTGGGACGGCCTGCTTGCGCCCATCCTGAACAAGCGGGAGCCTGACTGCGACAGCCAGATGGAGCACCCGGGCAACAACTACAAGGGCAACTGTGGCAACCCATCGGTGGGCATCTTCTTCTTTGTCAGCTACATCATCATCTGCTTCCTGATCGTGGTCAACATGTACATTGCCGTCATCCTGGAGAACTTCAGCGTGGCCACGGAGGAGAGTGCTGAGCCCCTGAGCGAGGACGACTTTGAGATGTTCTACGAGGTGTGGGAGCGCTTCGACCCAGACGCCACCCAGTTCATGGAGTACAGCAAGTTGTCGGCCTTCGCTGATGCCCTAGACCCGCCGCTGCGCATGGCCAAACCCAACATGCTGCAGCTCATCTCCATGGACCTGCCGATGGTGAGCGGCGAGCGCATCCACTGCCTTGACATCCTGTTCGCCTTCACCAAGCGTGTGTTGGGCGAGAGCGGCGAGATGGACGTGCTGCGCGGGCAGATGGAGGAGCGCTTCATGGCGTCCAACCCATCCAAGGTGTCTTACGAGCCCATCACCACCACCCTGCGCCGCAAACAGGAGGACATGGCTGCCGTGATCATCCAGAGGGCCTTCCGTCGCTACATGATGCGCCTGGCCATGAAGAAGGCCTCCACCCTCTACAAGGAGAAGCTAAAGGAGGGCCTCCGGGACCCCGACAAGGACGTGATGGTCATCAGCAAGTTCAACGAGAACTCCACCTCGGACAAAACGGACATGACGCCCTCCACGGCCTCCCTGCCGTCTTACAACAGCGTTACGAAATCAGACAAGGACAagtatgagaaagaaaaaaagcgggaaagacagaaagacgtagactttttaaataagaacaaaaaatag